From a single Streptomyces liliifuscus genomic region:
- a CDS encoding glycoside hydrolase family 2 TIM barrel-domain containing protein: MRRDHLIALRPWEAPEVTSWGRLAMNAVDRRSGALSLDGSWHFQLLPSPMGCSGEWTRTEVPGTWTTQSGDDLPQYTNAQMPWGEFPPASPAANPTGIYERSVDIPAEWAGRRIVLQVGAAESVLLVHVNGKPVGISKDSHLAAEFDLSDVVRPGDPATVRFTVVKWSDASHIEDQDQWWHAGITRSVLLYATDPLYLADVTVRARRDGRLRVDCQVRDAAGPLPPGWYVTGAVDGQLLAQDTEFDRFNAEDMRVSDFLGEARLRGTVENVWPWSAETPELYDLTVRLHRADGSVADTSHHRVGFRDVEIHGRDLLVNGERVYIRGVNRHDFHPLTGRTVTTEDMRADLVVMKRFGFNAIRTAHYPNDPTLYDLADELGFYVVDEANIESHDHAHEIADDPRYLPAFVDRVSRMVLRDKNHPSVIIWSLGNESDYGANHDAAAGWVRRHDPTRPIQYEGAAKLDWADLTLASDIACPMYAPIEDCVAHARSGKQTKPIIQCEYSHAMGNSNGTLADTWAAIESTPGLQGGFIWEFWDHGILQRVNDGRPVGRGGAGLYEHGVAAPGHRWAYGGDFGETIHDGAFIADGVVFPDRTPKPVMYEHREIAAPVRLTHHQDVLLVHNRQHFRGLEWLAAEWRLVLADGTTLTAPAELPDVLPGESAAVPLPFPVPEGESWLTLRVTTADDEAWAPLGTEVCLPQVRLGTAVADAAPEPAAGPAVTLDADALLVHPLLTAAPVLSLWRAPTDNDELGGMAARWHDWGLDELVRKVVDVREEGSRVVVVAEYATGAGPVRHEQVFTPVAGGLRVEESAELPEGLDDVARVGTVFETVAGLDVLDWYGQGPWESYPDRSTGAPVGHHSLPVDELFTPYLRPQESGGRHGVRRFTLSAPDATGLTVELGAPGQVSVNRYRAEDLAAAAHHDELVPRPGCVVHLDAAHRGLGTASCGPDTSAEYLVAPGTHRWAWTLRVL, translated from the coding sequence ATGCGACGCGATCACCTGATCGCCCTGCGCCCCTGGGAGGCACCCGAGGTGACCTCCTGGGGGCGGCTGGCCATGAACGCGGTGGACCGGCGCTCCGGTGCGCTGTCCCTGGACGGCTCCTGGCACTTCCAGCTGCTGCCCTCGCCCATGGGCTGCTCGGGCGAGTGGACCCGGACCGAGGTGCCGGGCACCTGGACCACGCAGAGCGGCGACGACCTGCCGCAGTACACCAACGCGCAGATGCCGTGGGGCGAGTTCCCGCCCGCCTCGCCCGCCGCCAACCCGACGGGCATATACGAGCGTTCCGTCGACATCCCCGCCGAGTGGGCAGGCCGCCGGATCGTGCTCCAGGTCGGCGCGGCCGAGAGCGTGCTCCTGGTCCATGTGAACGGCAAACCGGTCGGCATCTCCAAGGACTCCCACCTCGCGGCCGAGTTCGACCTCTCCGACGTCGTACGCCCCGGGGACCCGGCGACCGTACGGTTCACCGTCGTCAAGTGGTCCGACGCCTCGCACATCGAGGACCAGGACCAGTGGTGGCACGCCGGCATCACCCGCTCGGTGCTGCTGTACGCGACCGACCCGCTGTATCTCGCGGACGTGACCGTGCGGGCCCGGCGGGACGGGCGGCTCCGGGTCGACTGCCAGGTGCGCGACGCGGCCGGACCGCTGCCGCCGGGGTGGTACGTCACCGGGGCGGTGGACGGTCAACTCCTCGCCCAGGACACCGAGTTCGACCGCTTCAACGCCGAGGACATGCGGGTGTCCGACTTCCTCGGTGAGGCCCGCCTGCGGGGCACCGTCGAGAACGTGTGGCCGTGGTCCGCCGAGACGCCCGAGTTGTACGACCTGACCGTGCGACTGCACCGGGCCGACGGCTCGGTCGCCGACACCTCGCACCACCGGGTCGGATTCCGGGACGTCGAGATCCACGGCCGGGACCTGCTGGTCAACGGCGAGCGCGTCTACATCCGGGGCGTCAACCGGCACGACTTCCACCCGCTGACCGGTCGCACGGTCACCACCGAGGACATGCGCGCGGACCTGGTCGTCATGAAGCGCTTCGGCTTCAACGCGATCCGCACGGCCCACTACCCGAACGACCCGACGCTGTACGACCTCGCCGACGAGCTGGGTTTCTACGTCGTGGACGAGGCGAACATCGAGTCGCACGACCACGCCCACGAGATCGCCGACGACCCCCGCTATCTGCCCGCCTTCGTGGACCGGGTCTCGCGCATGGTGCTGCGCGACAAGAACCATCCGTCGGTCATCATCTGGTCGCTCGGCAACGAGTCCGACTACGGCGCCAACCACGACGCGGCCGCGGGCTGGGTCCGGCGCCACGATCCGACCCGCCCGATCCAGTACGAGGGCGCGGCCAAGCTCGACTGGGCCGACCTCACGCTCGCCTCCGACATCGCCTGCCCGATGTACGCGCCGATCGAGGACTGTGTCGCGCACGCCCGGTCCGGGAAGCAGACCAAGCCCATCATCCAGTGCGAGTACTCGCACGCCATGGGCAACAGCAACGGCACGCTCGCCGACACCTGGGCCGCCATCGAGTCCACCCCAGGTCTTCAGGGCGGCTTCATCTGGGAGTTCTGGGACCACGGCATTCTCCAGCGTGTGAACGACGGAAGACCTGTCGGGCGTGGGGGCGCCGGACTGTACGAGCACGGAGTCGCCGCGCCCGGCCATCGCTGGGCCTACGGCGGCGACTTCGGCGAGACCATCCACGACGGGGCGTTCATCGCCGACGGCGTGGTGTTCCCCGACCGCACGCCCAAGCCCGTGATGTACGAACACCGGGAGATCGCGGCGCCGGTCCGCCTCACCCACCACCAGGACGTGCTCCTGGTCCACAACCGGCAGCACTTCCGCGGCCTGGAATGGCTGGCCGCCGAGTGGCGCCTGGTCCTCGCGGACGGCACCACGCTGACAGCACCGGCCGAGCTGCCCGACGTACTGCCGGGTGAGTCCGCGGCGGTGCCGCTGCCGTTCCCCGTGCCGGAGGGCGAGTCCTGGCTGACGCTGCGGGTCACGACCGCCGACGACGAGGCCTGGGCGCCGCTCGGCACCGAGGTGTGCCTGCCGCAGGTCCGGCTGGGCACGGCCGTCGCCGACGCGGCGCCGGAGCCCGCGGCCGGTCCGGCCGTCACGCTGGACGCGGACGCGCTGCTGGTCCATCCGCTGCTGACCGCCGCGCCCGTGCTCTCGCTGTGGCGGGCGCCCACCGACAACGACGAGCTGGGCGGCATGGCGGCCCGCTGGCACGACTGGGGCCTCGACGAGCTCGTACGCAAGGTCGTGGACGTGCGTGAGGAGGGCTCCCGGGTCGTCGTGGTCGCCGAGTACGCGACCGGGGCCGGGCCCGTCCGCCACGAGCAGGTGTTCACCCCGGTCGCCGGTGGCCTCCGGGTCGAGGAGTCGGCCGAACTTCCGGAGGGCCTCGACGACGTGGCCCGCGTCGGCACGGTCTTCGAGACGGTCGCCGGGCTCGATGTCCTGGACTGGTACGGGCAGGGCCCCTGGGAGTCCTACCCGGACCGGAGCACGGGCGCGCCCGTGGGGCACCACTCGCTTCCGGTGGACGAGCTGTTCACCCCCTATCTGCGGCCCCAGGAGAGCGGCGGCCGGCACGGTGTGCGCCGGTTCACGCTGTCGGCGCCGGACGCCACGGGGCTGACCGTGGAGCTCGGGGCGCCGGGGCAGGTCTCCGTCAACCGGTACCGGGCCGAGGATCTGGCCGCCGCCGCGCACCACGACGAGCTGGTGCCGCGGCCCGGCTGTGTCGTGCACCTCGACGCCGCGCACCGGGGGCTCGGCACGGCGTCGTGCGGGCCCGACACCTCGGCCGAGTACCTCGTCGCGCCGGGCACCCACCGCTGGGCCTGGACGCTGCGCGTGCTCTGA
- a CDS encoding LamG-like jellyroll fold domain-containing protein codes for MCTSHEHDPAEACPQAGAGRRNFLRATALIGAATAAVSLPAATAQAAPASGTRWRPDTDSRRFTLAVMPDTQYLFDGPSINPAPIEASLRYVLEHGKDENIVFLSHLGDLTENGAQPEVAAVSKAFELLDRRGVGYSVLAGNHDVKSSTDDQRGPTPYLEAFGPKRFKGRPTFGGASPDGYNTFHLFKAAGRQWLVLALDWRLSAKGYEWAKSVIAQHPRTPVILTTHELVYEDDTLSAYGQQLWDRLVKEHDQIFLTLNGHYWPAARTVRKNAAGNDVHLHLTNYQNRYYGGAAMIRLYRFDLDRDTIDVETISPWILGRAAKGLNELERQEIELSGPADRFSVAVDFEKRFSGFAPVPPRAPRPASEMLVRGTLAYWRFDGHAEGSALDGTVRDLSGRGNDLTVVKVGDGSLTWSSAHHPDQPGHGSLSFNGDKSPLRGAYLRTVDNAPLNSATFRGGYTVEAFYQLPADWDASRNAWAGLVSRTGTGGAAGKKEGDPDEPLATLSLSDGPGPQWAVRPLNQEGIATNWGDETAREQWWHVAVVNDGSHTTLYVQGCPVARNPTARSVGLTSVGLPWLLGGYEYAGKIDQILHGRLGDVRIVERALPVKSFMNH; via the coding sequence GTGTGTACTTCGCATGAGCACGACCCGGCCGAGGCCTGCCCGCAAGCCGGCGCCGGACGACGGAACTTCCTGCGGGCGACCGCGCTGATCGGCGCGGCCACGGCGGCGGTCTCGCTGCCGGCGGCCACCGCGCAGGCGGCGCCCGCTTCGGGCACCCGTTGGAGACCCGACACCGACAGCCGCCGCTTCACGCTCGCCGTGATGCCCGACACGCAGTACCTCTTCGACGGGCCGAGCATCAACCCCGCCCCGATCGAGGCGTCCTTGCGATACGTCCTGGAGCACGGGAAGGACGAGAACATCGTCTTCCTCTCGCACCTGGGCGACCTCACGGAGAACGGCGCCCAGCCCGAAGTCGCCGCGGTGAGCAAGGCGTTCGAGCTGCTGGACCGGCGGGGCGTGGGCTACAGCGTCCTGGCGGGCAACCACGACGTGAAGTCCTCCACCGACGACCAGCGGGGCCCGACCCCCTATCTGGAGGCCTTCGGCCCGAAGCGGTTCAAGGGCAGGCCGACCTTCGGCGGGGCCTCGCCGGACGGCTACAACACCTTCCACCTCTTCAAGGCGGCCGGCCGGCAGTGGCTCGTCCTCGCCCTGGACTGGCGGCTGTCGGCGAAGGGCTACGAGTGGGCCAAGAGCGTCATCGCCCAGCACCCGAGGACACCGGTCATCCTCACCACCCATGAGCTGGTCTACGAGGACGACACCCTCTCCGCCTACGGACAGCAGCTCTGGGACCGGCTGGTCAAGGAGCACGACCAGATCTTCCTCACCCTCAACGGGCACTACTGGCCGGCCGCCCGGACCGTGCGCAAGAACGCCGCAGGGAACGACGTACACCTTCACCTGACGAACTATCAGAACCGTTACTACGGCGGCGCTGCGATGATCCGGCTGTACCGCTTCGACCTCGACCGCGACACCATCGACGTCGAGACGATCTCGCCGTGGATCCTGGGCCGGGCGGCCAAGGGGCTCAACGAGCTGGAGCGCCAGGAGATCGAACTGTCCGGCCCCGCGGACCGGTTCTCGGTGGCCGTCGACTTCGAGAAGCGCTTCTCCGGCTTCGCCCCGGTGCCGCCGCGCGCGCCCCGGCCCGCCTCCGAGATGCTGGTGCGGGGCACGCTCGCCTACTGGCGGTTCGACGGCCACGCGGAGGGCTCGGCCCTGGACGGCACGGTCCGCGACCTCTCCGGACGCGGCAACGACCTGACCGTGGTCAAGGTCGGCGACGGTTCCCTGACCTGGTCGTCGGCACACCACCCCGACCAGCCGGGGCACGGCAGCCTGTCCTTCAACGGCGACAAGTCACCGCTGCGGGGCGCCTACCTGCGGACCGTGGACAACGCGCCGCTCAACTCGGCCACCTTCCGCGGCGGTTACACCGTCGAGGCCTTCTACCAGCTGCCCGCCGACTGGGACGCGTCCCGCAACGCCTGGGCGGGGCTGGTCAGCCGCACCGGTACGGGCGGGGCCGCGGGCAAGAAGGAGGGCGACCCGGACGAGCCGCTCGCCACACTGTCCCTGTCGGACGGGCCCGGCCCGCAGTGGGCGGTGCGGCCGCTCAACCAGGAGGGCATCGCCACCAACTGGGGCGACGAGACGGCCCGGGAACAGTGGTGGCACGTCGCCGTCGTCAACGACGGCTCGCACACCACGCTGTACGTCCAGGGGTGCCCCGTGGCCCGCAATCCCACCGCGCGCTCCGTGGGACTGACCTCGGTCGGACTGCCCTGGCTCCTCGGGGGCTACGAGTACGCCGGGAAGATCGACCAGATCCTGCACGGACGGCTCGGTGACGTGCGGATCGTCGAACGCGCCCTGCCCGTCAAGTCGTTCATGAACCACTGA
- a CDS encoding PHP domain-containing protein: MTEQQLPAWADPSVSPAALDAQGVSRRQLMRRAGLFGAAFAAGSLATPAMASAKGFGGNDPRLAYLVGDHHVHSVYSHDAKYTFDQVAQAGAEYGLDWMVFNEHSNFGHAKYGAQLEHKEILKARAANPRQLIFQGLEWYIPGAEHCTIFAAPGRHEVDLLTKFELAYDGKLLGYTAGAPTHPDTPRNEAHAVKAIKWLAAQRRSGYVDDVLVFANHPSRLGIDSPHEMRNWRDAAPEIMIGMEGAPGAQGGAIPGWRGPTSMRGEYENKPSADSWPGYPTDAYVTYGGFDWMTATVGGMWDAMLSEGRLFTITTNSDVHRVVFDTWKNGDWPPGQNFDNTGRLPDPVNTTEPQPGGDFWPGQFSRTHVGVSRYGYRAVMAGLRAGRVWLDHGHLLDGLDVRLKRDCDHGRGVTLGSRLRVRKGEKLTLNVTVTTASRPNPHDILPELAHVDVIRGAVRGPAADRDNWRAPATKVVHTADVSGRKGTYTLRIPLTAGDESFYVRLRGSDGNRHGAGYLGASVDPHGPIPHAPGDGDPWLDTWFYSNPVFVEVAGHR; the protein is encoded by the coding sequence ATGACCGAGCAGCAGCTGCCCGCCTGGGCAGATCCGTCCGTCTCCCCCGCAGCCCTCGACGCGCAGGGCGTGTCCAGACGTCAACTCATGCGCCGTGCGGGCCTGTTCGGCGCCGCCTTCGCCGCCGGGTCGCTGGCGACGCCCGCCATGGCGAGCGCCAAGGGCTTCGGCGGCAACGACCCGCGACTCGCCTACCTCGTCGGCGACCACCACGTCCACTCCGTCTACAGCCACGACGCCAAGTACACCTTCGACCAGGTCGCGCAGGCCGGCGCCGAGTACGGCCTCGACTGGATGGTGTTCAACGAACACTCCAACTTCGGGCACGCCAAGTACGGCGCGCAGTTGGAGCACAAGGAGATCCTCAAGGCCCGCGCGGCGAACCCGCGTCAGCTGATCTTCCAGGGCCTGGAGTGGTACATCCCGGGCGCCGAACACTGCACGATCTTCGCGGCGCCCGGTCGCCACGAGGTGGACCTGCTCACGAAGTTCGAGCTGGCCTACGACGGCAAGCTGCTCGGCTACACGGCGGGCGCCCCCACCCACCCGGACACCCCGCGCAACGAGGCACACGCCGTCAAGGCCATCAAGTGGCTTGCCGCGCAACGCCGTTCGGGCTACGTGGACGACGTGCTGGTCTTCGCCAACCACCCCTCGCGCCTGGGCATCGACTCCCCGCACGAGATGCGGAACTGGCGGGACGCGGCCCCCGAGATCATGATCGGCATGGAGGGCGCGCCCGGCGCCCAGGGCGGTGCCATCCCCGGCTGGCGCGGTCCGACGTCGATGCGCGGCGAGTACGAGAACAAGCCCTCGGCGGACTCCTGGCCGGGCTATCCGACGGACGCGTACGTCACCTACGGCGGCTTCGACTGGATGACGGCGACCGTCGGCGGCATGTGGGACGCCATGCTCTCCGAGGGCCGGCTGTTCACGATCACCACCAACTCCGATGTGCACCGGGTGGTGTTCGACACCTGGAAGAACGGCGACTGGCCGCCGGGGCAGAACTTCGACAACACGGGACGGCTGCCCGACCCGGTCAACACCACCGAACCGCAGCCCGGCGGCGACTTCTGGCCCGGCCAGTTCAGCCGCACCCACGTGGGTGTGTCCCGCTACGGCTACCGCGCGGTGATGGCGGGCCTGCGCGCGGGCCGGGTCTGGCTCGACCACGGGCACCTGCTCGACGGTCTCGACGTACGGCTGAAGCGGGACTGCGACCACGGCCGGGGTGTCACGCTGGGCAGCCGGCTGCGCGTCCGCAAGGGCGAGAAGCTCACCCTGAACGTCACCGTGACGACGGCCTCGCGGCCCAACCCGCACGACATCCTGCCCGAGCTGGCCCACGTCGACGTCATCCGTGGCGCGGTGCGCGGTCCGGCGGCCGACCGGGACAACTGGCGGGCACCGGCCACCAAGGTCGTGCACACGGCGGACGTGTCAGGGCGCAAGGGCACGTACACCCTGCGCATCCCGCTGACCGCAGGGGACGAGTCCTTCTACGTGCGACTGCGCGGCAGCGACGGGAACCGGCACGGCGCCGGGTACCTGGGCGCGTCGGTCGACCCGCACGGGCCGATCCCGCACGCGCCCGGCGACGGCGATCCGTGGCTCGACACGTGGTTCTACTCCAACCCCGTGTTCGTGGAGGTGGCCGGCCACCGGTGA
- a CDS encoding PaaX family transcriptional regulator: MTTDEALRPQSLMLSFLGDQVLGRDVCVYSGSVIDVFGRAGVGEHATRSTLTRMVGRDLLRRQREGRRMYFGLTERSESVLRDGEQRIWEDGAVNRQWDGSWTLLGFSLPESWQRQRHDLRAQLTWSGFGPLFGGLWIAPGEVDVSALVTELGLSAHVKIFRAHADAGMDIGAMIEETWALGELATRYEAFVHRWQRWETTEPAPDEALALRLRLSTEWLQVVRRDPRLPVKHLPDNWPAEQAEKTFRTVYARLTPLARESAEQLLDLVPVRIQT, translated from the coding sequence GTGACCACTGACGAGGCGCTGCGGCCCCAGTCCCTCATGCTGTCGTTCCTGGGCGACCAGGTGCTCGGCCGTGACGTCTGCGTGTACTCGGGGAGCGTCATCGACGTCTTCGGTCGCGCGGGCGTCGGCGAGCACGCGACCCGCTCGACGCTGACGCGCATGGTGGGCCGCGATCTGCTCAGGCGGCAGCGCGAGGGACGCCGTATGTACTTCGGGCTGACCGAGCGCTCGGAGTCCGTGCTGCGGGACGGCGAGCAGCGGATCTGGGAGGACGGGGCCGTCAACCGGCAGTGGGACGGCTCCTGGACGCTGCTCGGCTTCTCGCTGCCGGAGTCCTGGCAGCGTCAACGCCACGATCTGCGCGCGCAGTTGACCTGGAGCGGGTTCGGCCCGCTGTTCGGCGGGCTGTGGATCGCACCCGGCGAGGTGGACGTCTCCGCGCTCGTCACCGAGCTCGGCCTGTCCGCCCATGTGAAGATCTTCCGGGCCCACGCGGACGCGGGCATGGACATCGGCGCCATGATCGAGGAGACCTGGGCGCTGGGCGAACTGGCCACGCGCTACGAGGCGTTCGTACATCGCTGGCAGCGCTGGGAGACGACGGAGCCCGCCCCCGACGAGGCCCTCGCCCTGCGGCTGCGTCTGTCGACGGAGTGGCTGCAGGTCGTCCGCCGGGACCCTCGCCTCCCGGTCAAACACCTGCCGGACAACTGGCCCGCCGAACAGGCCGAGAAGACATTCCGCACGGTGTACGCCCGTCTGACCCCTCTCGCAAGGGAGTCGGCGGAACAGCTTCTCGACCTGGTGCCGGTCAGAATTCAGACGTAG
- a CDS encoding MaoC family dehydratase gives MSITANGIDELKKLAGSDLGTSEWIEVTQERINTFADATGDHQWIHVDEEKAKEGPFGAPIAHGYLTLSLFIPLFTELLDVQGVTTKVNYGLNKVRFPSPVKVGSRIRLVGKLADVEDVPGGVQITVDGTIEIEGAPKPAAVLQSLSRFYV, from the coding sequence ATGAGCATCACCGCGAACGGCATCGACGAACTCAAGAAGCTCGCCGGCAGCGACCTCGGCACCAGCGAGTGGATCGAGGTCACCCAGGAGCGCATCAACACGTTCGCCGACGCCACGGGTGACCACCAGTGGATCCATGTCGACGAGGAGAAGGCCAAGGAGGGGCCGTTCGGCGCGCCCATCGCGCACGGCTATCTCACGCTGTCCCTGTTCATCCCGCTCTTCACCGAGCTGCTGGACGTCCAGGGCGTCACGACGAAGGTCAACTACGGCCTCAACAAGGTCCGTTTCCCCTCGCCGGTGAAGGTCGGCTCCCGCATCCGCCTCGTCGGGAAGCTGGCGGATGTCGAGGACGTGCCGGGGGGTGTGCAGATCACGGTCGACGGCACGATCGAGATCGAGGGCGCGCCCAAGCCCGCGGCGGTGCTGCAGAGTCTGTCGCGTTTCTACGTCTGA
- the menE gene encoding o-succinylbenzoate--CoA ligase gives MRNEGLGSWPARRARKTPHRTALIHGDTTVTYAGLYERTTRLAHALRASGVRRGDRIAYLGPNHPSYLEALFAAGTLGAVFVPLNTRLAGPEIAYQLTDSGAKALVYGPSFGGLVAGLPGNSDVRTYIEVGAEYDELLGAASDEAIDEPVNVDDTCIIMYTSGTTGRPKGAMLTHGNLTWNAVNVLVDQDLITDERALVSAPLFHTAGLNMLTLPVLLKGGTCVLVEAFDPAATLDLIERHRITFMFGVPTMFEHVARHPRWADADLSSLRMLSCGGSPVPTPLIAAYQERGLTFLQGYGMTEASPGVLFLDAEHAVSKAGSAGVPHFFSDVRVVRPDLAPADIGETGEVVVRGPHVMPGYWGLPDETAAVFHDGWFRSGDAARIDEDGYVTIVDRIKDMIISGGENIYPAEIEDQLLAHPDIVECAVIGVPDEKWGEVPRAVVVPREDVELDPDEVLASLAGRLAKYKIPKSVVLADELPRTASGKLLKSRVRKRYGTNS, from the coding sequence ATGCGCAATGAGGGACTGGGGTCGTGGCCCGCACGCCGGGCCCGCAAGACCCCGCACCGTACCGCCCTGATCCACGGCGACACGACGGTCACGTACGCCGGGCTGTACGAGCGCACCACCCGCCTCGCGCACGCCCTGCGCGCCTCCGGAGTGCGCCGCGGCGACCGGATCGCCTACCTCGGCCCGAACCACCCCTCCTACCTGGAGGCACTGTTCGCCGCGGGCACGCTCGGGGCGGTCTTCGTACCGCTCAACACCCGCCTCGCCGGGCCCGAGATCGCCTACCAGCTCACGGACTCCGGCGCGAAGGCCCTCGTGTACGGACCGTCGTTCGGCGGCCTGGTCGCGGGACTGCCGGGCAACAGCGACGTGCGTACGTACATCGAAGTGGGCGCCGAATACGACGAGTTGCTCGGCGCGGCCTCCGACGAGGCGATCGACGAACCCGTCAACGTCGACGACACCTGCATCATCATGTACACCTCGGGCACGACCGGCCGGCCCAAGGGCGCGATGCTCACCCACGGCAACCTGACGTGGAACGCGGTCAACGTCCTGGTCGACCAGGACCTGATCACCGACGAACGCGCCCTGGTCTCCGCCCCGTTGTTCCACACGGCCGGGCTGAACATGCTGACCCTGCCGGTCCTCCTCAAGGGCGGCACCTGTGTCCTGGTCGAGGCCTTCGACCCGGCGGCCACCCTCGACCTGATCGAACGGCACCGGATCACCTTCATGTTCGGCGTGCCCACGATGTTCGAGCACGTGGCCCGCCATCCGCGCTGGGCCGACGCCGACCTGTCCTCCCTGCGGATGCTCAGCTGCGGCGGCTCACCCGTGCCGACCCCGCTCATCGCCGCCTACCAGGAGCGGGGCCTCACCTTCCTCCAGGGCTACGGCATGACCGAGGCCTCGCCCGGCGTGCTCTTCCTGGACGCCGAGCACGCGGTGAGCAAGGCGGGTTCTGCGGGCGTGCCGCACTTCTTCAGCGACGTCCGCGTCGTACGGCCCGACCTCGCCCCGGCCGACATCGGCGAGACCGGGGAAGTGGTCGTACGCGGGCCGCACGTCATGCCCGGCTACTGGGGGCTGCCCGACGAGACCGCGGCCGTGTTCCACGACGGGTGGTTCCGCAGCGGGGACGCCGCCCGGATCGACGAGGACGGCTATGTCACCATCGTCGACCGCATCAAGGACATGATCATCTCCGGTGGCGAGAACATCTACCCCGCCGAGATCGAGGACCAGCTCCTCGCCCACCCCGACATCGTCGAGTGCGCGGTCATCGGCGTGCCCGACGAGAAGTGGGGCGAGGTGCCGCGTGCGGTCGTCGTGCCCCGCGAGGACGTCGAGCTCGACCCCGACGAGGTCCTCGCGTCCCTGGCCGGACGCCTCGCCAAGTACAAGATCCCGAAGTCGGTGGTGCTCGCGGACGAACTGCCGCGGACCGCCTCCGGCAAGCTCCTCAAGTCCCGTGTCCGCAAGCGGTACGGCACCAACTCCTAG
- a CDS encoding amidohydrolase family protein yields the protein MDVEELVAIDVHTHAEVSSKGTSSLDDDLHEASSAYFKVEGKRKPTLEETAAYYRERKMAAVIFTVDAESATGTEPVPNEEVAEAAAANPDVLIPFASIDPFRGKAGVKRARRLVEEYGVKGFKFHPSIQGFFPNDRSVAYDLYEVIEETGTIALFHTGQTGIGAGVPGGGGIRLKYSNPLHVDDVAADFPHLKIILAHPSFPWQDEALAVATHKPGVHIDLSGWSPKYFPPQLVQYANTLLKDKVLFGSDYPVLTPDRWLADFAKLSIKDEVRPKILKENAARLLGLTKP from the coding sequence ATCGACGTCGAGGAACTCGTCGCGATCGACGTCCACACCCACGCCGAGGTCTCCTCCAAGGGCACCTCCTCCCTGGACGACGACCTGCACGAGGCCTCCAGCGCCTACTTCAAGGTCGAGGGCAAGCGGAAGCCGACGCTTGAGGAGACGGCCGCCTACTACCGCGAGCGGAAGATGGCCGCCGTGATCTTCACGGTCGACGCCGAGTCCGCCACCGGCACCGAGCCCGTCCCGAACGAGGAGGTCGCCGAGGCGGCCGCCGCCAACCCGGACGTGCTCATCCCCTTCGCCTCCATCGACCCCTTCCGCGGCAAGGCCGGCGTCAAGCGGGCCCGCCGCCTGGTCGAGGAGTACGGGGTGAAGGGCTTCAAGTTCCACCCCAGCATCCAGGGCTTCTTCCCCAACGACAGGTCGGTCGCGTACGACCTGTACGAGGTGATCGAGGAGACCGGCACGATCGCCCTCTTCCACACCGGACAGACGGGCATCGGGGCGGGCGTCCCGGGCGGCGGCGGGATCCGGCTCAAGTACTCCAATCCGCTGCACGTGGACGATGTGGCCGCGGACTTCCCGCATCTCAAGATCATCCTGGCGCATCCGTCGTTCCCCTGGCAGGACGAGGCCCTCGCGGTCGCAACCCACAAGCCGGGCGTCCACATCGACCTGTCCGGCTGGTCGCCGAAGTACTTCCCGCCGCAGCTCGTGCAGTACGCGAACACACTGCTCAAGGACAAGGTGCTGTTCGGTTCCGACTACCCGGTCCTCACCCCGGACCGCTGGCTGGCCGACTTCGCCAAGCTCTCCATCAAGGACGAGGTCAGGCCGAAGATCCTCAAGGAGAACGCGGCCCGGCTGCTCGGGCTGACGAAGCCGTAG